A stretch of DNA from Paenibacillus albus:
ACGATGCTGACTCAGAATCTGCTGGATGAGATGACGGGCGAGAAGACAGATAAGAATAAAGAAATGCGTGGTCAAGGCATCGCCAACTTCATTGCCGGCTTCTTCGGCGGTATGGCAGGCTGTGCGCTTGTAGCGGAATCGGTGCTTAATGTGAAAATGGGCGGACGGAACCGTTTGTCGATGCTCGTCGCGGCACTCTTCCTTTTGCTCCTTGTTGTGGTGCTCGGCGATCTGCTGTCGCTCATTCCGATGGCGGCGCTCGTTGGCATTATGCTCATGGTATGCGTAGCGATTTTCGATTGGAAATCGGTCTTTCAGGTTCATAAAGTACCGGCTGCCGAAACGATCGTCATGGTCGTTACCGTCGGATCGGTTGTCGTTACCCATGATCTCGCAGTCGGGGTCATCGCAGGTGTCATTGTGAGTGCCTTGCTCGTTCTACTTCGCAGAAGAGGCGTGAAGCGCGAAGAATTGCAAGAGCAGTAGGTAAGGAGGGGAGCGGTCTGCCTATGCTGGAGCGCAAATACAGTTTGTACGATCCTCTATGGCGTGATGGGGGCGATTACCGTCCTCATATTGTCGCGTATTACTATAAGCAGTGGGTAGATTTTCATATGGACGTTCATGCGCATGATGCGATTGAGTTCATGTATGTCATTTCTGGCACCTGTGTCGTCGAGACGGAAGCGGGGGCGACGGTGATGCGCAAAGGCGATCTCATTCTGCTCGATGCCGGCGTTCCGCACAACTTAATCGTAGAGAAGGATAATCCATGCCGGATGCTGAACGTGGAGTTCACGTTTAAGGCATGCGATGGTATTTATCCCTCGATGAAGCAGCTGGCCGAGTGTAATGCGCCGTTGTCGCAGCTGCTGGATCGGCATCAGAATTCCATCGTGCTGCGCGACCCAAGCGATATCCCTCATATCCTCAAAAGCATCGTTATGGAGCTGGACACGGGCGGTTCGCACAACGGGAGCATGACGCATCTCTTAATCTCTCAGCTGCTTGTTCGCGTTGCGAGGCTGGCGGCCGAAGAGCCGGGGGATCAAGCGGCAGGGGCTTCGCTGAATCAGCGCTATGTGCGGAAAGCGGCGGAATATATGCATCAGCATTACGATTGCGATATTCAAGTGAAAGATATTGCGGGAGCGGTCAACCTGCATCCGGTGTATCTTCAGCGGTTATTCAAGGCGACGATGCATATGACCATAACCGAATACTTGGCTGAACTGCGAGTGGAGAAGGCGAAAATGCTACTTGCCCGCACGGACATCCCAATCATCGATATCGCCGACTACATTGGGCTGAACAGTCGCCAGTATTTCAGCATGCTGTTCAAGAAAGTAACCGGATTGTCGCCGGCTGCTTATCGCAGATCCATTGAAATTCGGCGCCACGGATAGCATTGCAGGTTGCGATAGTTGACATCGTGAAGGCAAACCTGTTGGAAATGTGGAAACGCCTACATCAGGACTCCTGCTACAATAATGATGATGAATCAAGCTGGTTCCCCAATATTATGGAAGCAGGAGGGGTTTCGATTGTCGTTTAAAGTGACCTTTATTGGAGCAGGGAGTATCGGTTTTACTCGCGGACTGCTGCGGGATTTGCTGGCTGTGCCGGAGTTCCGCAATATCGAGATTGCATTCACGGACATTAACGCGCATAACCTCGAGATGGTTACGCAGCTTTGCCAACGGGATATTGATGAGAATGGGTTGAACATCTCGATAGAGCCGACGACTGATCGCAGAGAAGCGCTTCGCGGCGCGAAATATGTCCTGTGCGTCGTACGGATCGGCGGACTTGAGGCGTTCCAGCATGATGTGGACATTCCGCTCAAATACGGCGTCGATCAATGTGTAGGCGATACGCTTTGCGCCGGTGGCATTATGTACGGACAGCGCGGCATTGCGGCGATGCTCGATATTTGCAAAGACATCCGCGAAATGGCGGACCCGAATGTGCTGCTGCTCAACTATGCGAATCCGATGGCGATGCTCACTTGGGCATGCAATAAGTACGGCGGCGTTCGTACGATCGGTCTGTGCCACGGGGTGCAAGGGGGCCATCACCAAATCGCGAATGCGTTCGGCCTTCAGAAGAAGGAAGTCGATATTATCTGTGCGGGCATCAACCATCAAACTTGGTATGTGTCCATCAAGCATAACGGAGTCGACAAGACGGGCGAGCTGTTGGAAGCGTTCGAGAAGCATCCGGAATACAGCAAGACCGAGAAAGTACGCATCGATATGCTTCGCAGATTTGGCTACTATTCTACAGAATCCAATGGTCATCTGAGCGAATATGTGCCTTGGTACCGCAAACGTGCGGACGAGATCAATGATTGGATCGATATGGGCGTCTGGATCAATGGCGAGACAGGCGGCTACTTGCGAGTATGTACAGAAGGGCGGCACTGGTTCGAAACCGACTTCCCGAACTGGATGAAGGGCGATCCATATGTGTATTCGGCGGACAAACGTTCAGAGGAACACGGCTCATATATAATAGAAGGCTTAGAAACAGGCCGCT
This window harbors:
- a CDS encoding AraC family transcriptional regulator, producing MLERKYSLYDPLWRDGGDYRPHIVAYYYKQWVDFHMDVHAHDAIEFMYVISGTCVVETEAGATVMRKGDLILLDAGVPHNLIVEKDNPCRMLNVEFTFKACDGIYPSMKQLAECNAPLSQLLDRHQNSIVLRDPSDIPHILKSIVMELDTGGSHNGSMTHLLISQLLVRVARLAAEEPGDQAAGASLNQRYVRKAAEYMHQHYDCDIQVKDIAGAVNLHPVYLQRLFKATMHMTITEYLAELRVEKAKMLLARTDIPIIDIADYIGLNSRQYFSMLFKKVTGLSPAAYRRSIEIRRHG
- the melA gene encoding alpha-glucosidase/alpha-galactosidase produces the protein MSFKVTFIGAGSIGFTRGLLRDLLAVPEFRNIEIAFTDINAHNLEMVTQLCQRDIDENGLNISIEPTTDRREALRGAKYVLCVVRIGGLEAFQHDVDIPLKYGVDQCVGDTLCAGGIMYGQRGIAAMLDICKDIREMADPNVLLLNYANPMAMLTWACNKYGGVRTIGLCHGVQGGHHQIANAFGLQKKEVDIICAGINHQTWYVSIKHNGVDKTGELLEAFEKHPEYSKTEKVRIDMLRRFGYYSTESNGHLSEYVPWYRKRADEINDWIDMGVWINGETGGYLRVCTEGRHWFETDFPNWMKGDPYVYSADKRSEEHGSYIIEGLETGRLYRGHFNVVNNGVITNLPNDAIIEAPGYVDANGINMPVVGELPLGPAAVCNVSISVQRLAVEAAVRGDDKLLRQAMMMDPLVGAVCNPKEIWQMVDEMLVAQEKWLPQYGSAIEEAKQRLAAGNLIPTRDDYRGAARLKTKSVEEMMEDREAATLNAGEADKAKAAH